A window of Candidatus Hydrogenedentota bacterium contains these coding sequences:
- the mrdA gene encoding penicillin-binding protein 2, whose protein sequence is MIGIQNEPRRYEGVEFRVQFLALGLVLVFLAPLHKLWQLQVVNQSEYQGKADSQRIWETTLESDRGIIYGKDDVILADNRASVNVVFVPGECPEVRREEVCIRLAKILGLNPNNVLEKVKNNAGNPFEQVLIKNDVTKTELFHIEENSFDLPGVLTLVRPQRRYLYRETGGQLLGYLGEISRNQLNDPYWRDRGYRQGDVIGLGGIESYYEHQLQGQDGFLLVTKYAAGRPQLRTDRGGMPVLAKRDSAGNVSTIEGQGADPRAGDPLHLTLDIDLQAKCEELLAGEVGAIVVLDAETGAVLAMASVPSYDPNVFVSHDPTGERMRLLNPQGSRSPKPMVHRAYREQYPPGSIYKVALAAAALEEKAVTPATSYFCGGRYRVPNSSRIAHCWKRSGHGRVAMREALAYSCDVYFYQVGLDLGVDKIVEWSHRMGLGQKTGIDLPSEVPGLIPDREWKAAENIDKPVWDQRWYPGDTVNLSIGQGSASTTPLQNAVMMATVVNGGHLVTPHLNRNGAHPRGERMFSETTLAQVWGGLRMCVDKAPPNYPTGTGWRAGVPGVAVLGKTGTAQIMSLSHHEKYATEEDIPYHMRDHAWFVAGVVDREPKVAICILVEHGHHGSTAASVLAKPLIEYIYRDRLAPDVQLAGREDIR, encoded by the coding sequence ATGATCGGCATCCAGAACGAGCCCAGGCGCTACGAAGGCGTCGAGTTCCGTGTCCAGTTCCTGGCCCTCGGCCTCGTGCTCGTCTTCCTGGCGCCCCTCCACAAGCTCTGGCAGCTGCAGGTCGTCAACCAGAGCGAATACCAGGGCAAAGCCGACAGCCAGCGCATCTGGGAAACCACCCTCGAGTCGGATCGCGGCATCATATACGGCAAGGACGACGTCATCCTCGCGGACAACCGCGCGAGCGTCAATGTCGTCTTCGTCCCCGGCGAATGCCCGGAAGTCCGGCGCGAGGAAGTCTGCATTCGGCTCGCGAAAATCCTCGGCCTGAACCCGAACAATGTCCTCGAAAAAGTGAAGAACAACGCCGGAAACCCCTTTGAACAGGTGCTGATAAAGAACGACGTCACCAAGACCGAGCTCTTCCACATCGAGGAAAACAGCTTCGACCTGCCCGGCGTGCTCACCCTCGTGCGCCCACAGCGCCGCTACCTGTACCGGGAAACTGGCGGCCAGCTGCTCGGATACCTGGGCGAAATCAGCCGCAACCAGCTCAACGACCCCTACTGGCGCGATCGGGGCTACCGCCAGGGCGATGTCATCGGCCTGGGCGGGATCGAGTCCTACTACGAGCACCAGTTGCAGGGGCAGGATGGCTTCCTACTGGTCACCAAGTACGCCGCGGGCCGCCCGCAATTGCGCACCGACCGCGGCGGCATGCCCGTACTCGCCAAGCGGGACAGCGCCGGCAACGTCTCCACGATCGAAGGGCAGGGCGCGGACCCGCGCGCGGGCGATCCGCTCCATCTGACCCTGGACATCGACCTCCAGGCCAAGTGCGAGGAACTGCTCGCGGGCGAGGTGGGCGCCATCGTGGTGCTGGACGCCGAAACCGGCGCCGTGCTCGCCATGGCCAGCGTGCCGAGTTACGACCCCAACGTGTTTGTGTCCCACGATCCGACCGGCGAGCGCATGCGCCTGCTGAACCCGCAGGGCAGCCGCAGCCCCAAACCCATGGTCCACCGCGCCTACCGCGAGCAGTACCCGCCAGGCTCGATATACAAAGTGGCGCTGGCCGCCGCCGCCCTGGAGGAGAAGGCCGTAACCCCCGCCACCTCCTACTTCTGCGGCGGGCGCTACCGCGTCCCCAACAGCAGCCGCATCGCGCACTGCTGGAAGCGCTCGGGCCACGGGCGCGTGGCCATGCGCGAGGCCCTGGCCTATTCCTGCGACGTCTACTTCTACCAGGTCGGGCTCGATCTGGGCGTGGACAAAATCGTGGAGTGGTCGCACCGCATGGGCCTGGGCCAAAAGACCGGTATCGACCTCCCGAGCGAAGTGCCGGGCCTTATTCCGGATCGCGAATGGAAAGCGGCGGAGAATATAGACAAGCCCGTGTGGGACCAGCGCTGGTATCCCGGCGACACCGTCAACCTCAGCATCGGCCAGGGCAGCGCGTCGACCACTCCCCTGCAAAACGCCGTCATGATGGCGACGGTCGTCAACGGCGGCCACCTCGTGACCCCGCATCTGAACCGGAACGGCGCCCATCCGCGCGGAGAGCGCATGTTCAGCGAAACGACCCTCGCCCAGGTATGGGGCGGCCTCCGCATGTGCGTGGACAAGGCCCCCCCGAACTACCCGACCGGTACGGGCTGGCGCGCCGGCGTGCCCGGCGTCGCCGTGCTCGGCAAGACGGGGACCGCGCAGATCATGAGCCTGTCCCACCATGAAAAGTATGCGACGGAGGAAGACATCCCCTACCACATGCGGGATCACGCCTGGTTTGTCGCGGGTGTCGTCGATCGGGAACCCAAAGTCGCCATTTGCATTCTCGTGGAGCACGGCCACCACGGGAGCACCGCGGCGTCCGTGCTCGCGAAGCCCCTGATCGAATACATTTACCGCGACCGGCTCGCGCCGGATGTCCAGCTGGCCGGGCGGGAGGATATCCGCTAG
- the rodA gene encoding rod shape-determining protein RodA has translation MARSAHDYQAEDAIMRVVNARNLLRVDWLLPILVLSLAAIGWVTMFSASANSENPYFEKQVGFFFAGAALAAAIVCVDYRMVVALAPLMYIIALLLLVGVQVAGTEVNGARRWLDFGLFRIQPSEITKIVMIYFLAWYFHALGPRIRKLHWFVLSFILTAIPMLFILKQPDLGTAACLGPLVVVMLFVAGCRLWHLGVVVLLGLSIIPLAWYQVRDFTPSANQREQDIQAAIYRAWRPPGELHWHQKMRIYTFLNPDFAPRINSWQAYQSFITVGSGGLSGKGFMNGTQTKLNYLPEHRTDFIFSHYAEERGFIGGVVIIGLFVAFLLRGLMYARDCPEMMGTLLAAGVVTVLGFHIFFNIAITIGLMPVTGMPLPFLSYGGTFYLSTMACVGILLNVPLRRKMFLDESMFA, from the coding sequence ATGGCCCGAAGCGCACACGATTACCAGGCCGAAGACGCGATCATGCGCGTGGTGAACGCCCGCAACCTCCTGCGCGTCGATTGGCTGCTGCCCATTCTCGTGCTAAGCCTCGCCGCCATCGGCTGGGTCACCATGTTCAGCGCGAGCGCGAACTCCGAAAATCCCTACTTTGAGAAGCAGGTCGGTTTCTTTTTCGCGGGCGCCGCGCTCGCCGCCGCCATCGTCTGCGTCGACTACCGCATGGTCGTGGCCCTGGCCCCACTCATGTATATCATCGCGCTCCTCCTCCTCGTCGGTGTGCAGGTCGCGGGAACCGAGGTGAACGGCGCGCGGCGCTGGCTCGATTTCGGGCTCTTTCGAATCCAGCCGTCCGAAATCACCAAGATCGTCATGATCTATTTCCTCGCCTGGTATTTCCACGCCCTCGGGCCGCGCATACGGAAGTTGCACTGGTTCGTCCTCTCCTTCATCCTCACCGCGATTCCGATGCTGTTCATCCTCAAGCAGCCGGACCTCGGCACCGCCGCATGCCTCGGCCCCCTCGTCGTCGTCATGCTTTTCGTGGCGGGGTGCCGCCTGTGGCACCTGGGCGTCGTCGTGCTGCTTGGGCTCTCGATTATCCCCCTGGCCTGGTACCAGGTGCGCGATTTCACGCCCAGCGCCAACCAGCGCGAGCAGGACATCCAGGCGGCCATCTACCGGGCCTGGCGCCCGCCCGGCGAGCTGCACTGGCACCAGAAAATGCGTATCTACACGTTCCTGAACCCCGATTTCGCGCCCCGGATCAACAGCTGGCAGGCCTACCAGAGCTTTATCACGGTCGGCAGCGGCGGGCTCTCCGGAAAAGGCTTCATGAACGGCACCCAGACCAAACTCAACTACCTCCCCGAACACCGCACCGACTTCATCTTCTCCCATTACGCGGAGGAGCGGGGCTTCATCGGGGGCGTCGTTATCATTGGCCTCTTTGTGGCCTTTTTGCTTCGCGGGCTCATGTATGCCCGCGATTGTCCCGAAATGATGGGAACCCTGCTGGCGGCCGGCGTGGTCACCGTGCTGGGGTTCCATATATTCTTCAATATTGCCATCACCATCGGACTGATGCCGGTCACCGGCATGCCCCTGCCCTTCCTGAGCTATGGCGGTACCTTCTACCTGAGCACCATGGCTTGCGTCGGCATCCTGCTGAACGTGCCGCTACGGCGGAAAATGTTCCTGGACGAGAGCATGTTCGCCTGA
- a CDS encoding Rne/Rng family ribonuclease — protein MRELVINAGSHETRIAELENKRLVELQVERHENPSIVGNIYKGRIDSVVPGIQAAFIDIGQEKNGFLYVSDIAGAEGTGDMMLEEGKPRARTRARRAKQQPIETMLKKGQHIMVQVVKDRLGNKGARLTNFITIPGRYTVLMPTVSTLGVSRKIGTEEERDRLKKVLRQIRPKGMGLITRTAGEGRPREDFQADAKYHSNVWENIKTKYERMNGPGLIREDLSPILRAVRDRFTHEFDRLTVDDEEQRDRIVAFLDSLDPDLKGRVRLYKHRRPLFDKMGIEDEITKALRRQVYLPSGGHICIDQTEALIAIDVNTGKFTGKKQLEDTVFQTNIEAASEIARQMRLRDMGGIIVIDFIDMDQMRNRKKLLKALYDALKADRAKTTVSEINELGMIEMTRKRVKHNLVKALSQPCPYCEGSGQVRSVTTMTFDTLRKLQSLFVTSKEKHIVLQVHPDVARRLRQENKGMLDEIAERFGREISVESVSDFHIHDTKVLRARNRDEITAHSD, from the coding sequence ATGCGAGAACTGGTTATCAATGCGGGCTCGCACGAGACCCGTATTGCCGAATTGGAAAACAAGCGCCTGGTCGAACTCCAGGTCGAACGGCACGAAAACCCCAGCATCGTGGGGAACATCTACAAGGGGCGCATCGACTCCGTCGTGCCCGGCATCCAGGCCGCCTTCATCGATATCGGCCAGGAGAAGAACGGCTTCCTGTATGTCTCCGACATCGCGGGCGCCGAAGGCACCGGCGACATGATGCTGGAGGAGGGCAAGCCCCGCGCCCGCACCCGCGCGCGCCGCGCAAAGCAACAGCCCATCGAGACCATGCTCAAGAAGGGCCAGCACATCATGGTGCAGGTGGTCAAGGACCGGCTGGGCAACAAGGGCGCGCGCCTGACCAACTTCATCACCATCCCCGGCCGCTACACCGTACTCATGCCCACGGTGAGCACGCTCGGCGTCTCCCGGAAAATCGGCACCGAGGAGGAGCGCGACCGGCTCAAGAAAGTGCTTCGCCAGATCCGGCCCAAGGGCATGGGCCTCATCACCCGCACCGCCGGCGAGGGCCGCCCCCGGGAGGATTTCCAGGCCGACGCCAAGTACCACTCCAACGTGTGGGAAAATATAAAGACCAAGTACGAGCGCATGAACGGGCCCGGCCTCATCCGCGAAGACCTCAGCCCCATCCTCCGCGCCGTCCGAGACCGATTCACCCACGAATTCGACCGGCTCACCGTCGACGACGAGGAACAGCGCGATCGCATCGTGGCCTTCCTCGACAGCCTGGATCCCGACCTGAAAGGGCGCGTCCGCCTCTACAAGCACCGGCGCCCCCTCTTCGACAAGATGGGAATCGAGGACGAGATCACGAAGGCCCTCCGCCGGCAGGTCTACCTGCCCAGCGGCGGCCACATCTGCATCGACCAGACCGAGGCCCTCATCGCGATCGACGTGAACACCGGCAAGTTCACCGGTAAAAAACAGCTGGAGGACACCGTCTTCCAGACGAATATCGAGGCCGCAAGCGAAATCGCCCGCCAGATGCGCCTGCGCGACATGGGCGGAATCATCGTCATCGATTTCATCGACATGGACCAGATGCGCAACCGGAAAAAGCTGCTCAAGGCCCTGTACGACGCGCTGAAGGCCGATCGCGCCAAGACCACCGTCTCCGAGATAAACGAGCTCGGCATGATCGAGATGACGCGCAAGCGGGTCAAGCACAACCTCGTCAAGGCGCTGTCGCAGCCCTGCCCCTACTGCGAGGGCAGCGGCCAGGTGCGCTCCGTCACCACGATGACCTTCGACACGCTCCGCAAGCTCCAGAGCCTCTTCGTGACGTCCAAGGAAAAGCACATCGTCCTGCAGGTCCACCCGGACGTGGCCCGCAGGCTGCGACAGGAAAACAAGGGCATGCTGGACGAAATCGCGGAGCGCTTCGGGCGCGAGATCAGCGTCGAGTCCGTCTCCGATTTTCATATCCACGACACCAAGGTCCTGCGCGCGCGGAACCGGGACGAAATCACCGCGCACTCCGACTGA
- a CDS encoding HD domain-containing protein, translating into MSDTERAPARPESKGYLPVLIESIRLDTEPPFALYIRPTASQACVLYCERQTPFTRDARRRLLQNRISELYISEADRAAYSRYIAEHLADVLRDPRLTARDKSHILYDSAQAVVEDVLREPARRANIERGKAIVKRTVAFMRSPDFMLEHLLRTISCDYYLYTHSINVTAYSIALAMRCGFVDPATLREIANGALLHDVGESVLDSAIKNKPGPLSDGEWAEMRRHPEEGLKLLEKTGCLGEIAQDIVLSHHEKLDGSGYPNQRSGEDISPFVRIVTIADIFDALTTDRHHQKRMRSFEALKLMGETMRDQIDMPYFRNFVGMMGLSKV; encoded by the coding sequence ATGTCGGATACCGAGCGGGCCCCGGCGCGGCCGGAGAGCAAGGGCTACCTGCCCGTGCTCATCGAATCGATCCGCCTCGACACCGAGCCGCCCTTCGCCCTCTACATCCGCCCCACCGCAAGCCAGGCCTGCGTACTGTACTGCGAGCGGCAGACCCCCTTCACGCGCGACGCGCGGCGCCGTCTCCTCCAGAACCGGATCAGCGAGCTCTACATCTCCGAGGCCGACCGGGCCGCCTACAGCCGCTATATCGCCGAACACCTGGCCGATGTCCTGCGCGACCCGCGCCTCACCGCCCGCGACAAGTCCCACATCCTCTACGACTCGGCCCAGGCCGTCGTGGAGGACGTGTTGCGCGAGCCCGCCCGCCGCGCCAACATCGAGCGCGGAAAAGCCATCGTCAAGCGGACCGTCGCCTTCATGCGATCGCCCGATTTCATGCTGGAACATTTGCTCCGCACCATCTCGTGCGATTACTACCTCTACACCCACAGCATCAACGTTACCGCCTATTCCATCGCCCTGGCCATGCGCTGCGGATTCGTCGACCCCGCCACCCTGCGCGAGATCGCCAATGGCGCACTCCTGCACGACGTGGGGGAGAGCGTGCTCGACAGCGCCATCAAGAACAAGCCCGGCCCCCTCAGCGACGGCGAATGGGCTGAAATGAGACGCCACCCGGAAGAGGGGCTCAAGCTGCTCGAAAAGACCGGGTGCCTGGGCGAGATCGCGCAGGATATCGTCCTCTCGCACCACGAAAAGCTGGACGGATCCGGCTATCCGAACCAGCGGAGCGGCGAGGATATCTCCCCCTTTGTGCGCATCGTGACCATCGCCGACATCTTCGACGCCCTCACAACCGATCGCCACCACCAGAAGCGTATGCGCAGCTTCGAGGCCCTCAAGCTCATGGGCGAGACCATGCGCGATCAGATCGACATGCCGTACTTCCGGAATTTCGTCGGCATGATGGGCCTCTCCAAGGTCTAG
- a CDS encoding RNA methyltransferase, with amino-acid sequence MAELEPHYAGAPIDALAPRERNPIHVVVDNIRSAYNVGSIFRTGDAGAVAHIHLCGMAAHPPHPKLEKTALGAFAYVPWTYYERTKDCIAALRERAIPVFAVEVAEGARDLHEVDWPRPVAVVLGNEVNGIHPRNLARCDGAVQIPMHGYKNSINVATAFGIVVYDILGKWKRLP; translated from the coding sequence ATGGCTGAACTTGAACCGCACTATGCGGGCGCGCCCATCGACGCGCTGGCGCCGCGCGAACGCAACCCGATCCACGTGGTGGTGGACAATATCCGGAGCGCGTACAACGTGGGGTCCATTTTCCGCACGGGCGACGCGGGGGCGGTGGCGCATATCCACCTTTGCGGCATGGCGGCGCACCCGCCCCACCCGAAGCTGGAGAAGACGGCGCTGGGCGCGTTCGCCTATGTTCCCTGGACCTACTACGAGCGCACGAAGGACTGCATCGCGGCGCTCCGCGAGCGGGCGATCCCGGTTTTCGCGGTGGAAGTGGCGGAGGGGGCGCGCGACCTGCACGAGGTGGACTGGCCGCGCCCGGTCGCGGTGGTGCTTGGGAATGAAGTGAACGGGATCCATCCGCGGAATCTGGCGCGGTGCGACGGGGCCGTCCAGATCCCGATGCACGGCTACAAGAACAGCATCAATGTGGCGACGGCGTTCGGGATTGTGGTGTACGACATCCTGGGGAAGTGGAAGCGGCTTCCGTAG
- a CDS encoding SurA N-terminal domain-containing protein, which produces MHIFRDHKRALLVFMFFAIGVPMLFFGIPWGDQGFNAGDVELARVGGVPVMASEFYRNLDAARQRMTRGDESPTFKELHEQGVAGNVLDEMISSALIRREEQKRGFRVDRSLVEERLRDDASFKDDAGNFIPSRYNAWVSAQEGRDWTPIYKSIQEGVAREVYMTTVLAPANRVLDREIERELIDRSTKIQIEYLKVEPAVTPTDEEIQQEYDENKEAYRKPAKHTADYVAISLLPEPSEEVLDIVSRARAGEDFAALADAHSDLITKNGGDLDWVAEREVELDYRKPLFALGAGEISDPVRGPNGFYIYKVEDVRENEDTGQTERKARHIYVQVDLSEEERTARIELAQAISAKAAELKGLPAALGEVEGAGNLAVRRAAGISTSDPEIEGVALADAPAFRSAVVAEAGRKKSEEALTYPVVTGKDTLYVAELVSTEEGIIPELAEVRDQVADDVRQKKKNEEAYREEAAALAERIKVEAATLDEAKAKFPDATAEIKETRPFTKADFLFQEQLYLQTSDVYAAIEGKPEGQVLGPLTDFLGGTYLIALTNRQEPTEEDKANWDEEGKRLREQRTQMAQMQMLQDYLEFLRERELNRIKWDININVYNSVVGIRPDEAATPLEIEIPAVEGAESSGADAAAETPAEGES; this is translated from the coding sequence GTGCATATCTTTCGAGATCACAAGCGCGCGCTGCTCGTTTTCATGTTTTTCGCCATTGGCGTCCCGATGCTGTTCTTCGGCATCCCGTGGGGGGATCAGGGCTTTAACGCGGGCGACGTGGAGCTTGCGCGGGTTGGCGGCGTACCGGTGATGGCGTCGGAGTTCTACCGCAACCTGGATGCGGCGCGGCAGCGCATGACGCGGGGCGACGAATCGCCGACCTTCAAGGAGCTGCACGAGCAGGGCGTTGCGGGCAATGTGCTGGACGAGATGATCTCTTCCGCGCTGATCCGCCGGGAAGAGCAGAAGCGCGGTTTCCGTGTGGATCGGTCGTTGGTGGAGGAGCGCCTGCGGGACGACGCCAGCTTCAAGGACGACGCGGGGAATTTCATCCCGTCGCGCTATAACGCGTGGGTAAGCGCCCAGGAAGGCCGGGACTGGACGCCGATCTACAAGAGCATCCAGGAGGGCGTGGCGCGCGAGGTATACATGACGACGGTGCTGGCCCCGGCGAACCGCGTGCTGGATCGGGAGATCGAGCGGGAGCTGATCGATCGGTCCACGAAGATTCAGATTGAGTATCTGAAGGTGGAGCCCGCCGTGACGCCGACGGACGAGGAGATCCAGCAGGAATACGACGAAAACAAGGAAGCCTACCGCAAGCCGGCGAAGCACACGGCGGATTATGTGGCGATTTCGCTGCTGCCGGAACCTTCCGAGGAAGTGCTGGATATCGTTTCGCGCGCGCGGGCGGGCGAGGACTTCGCCGCGCTGGCCGACGCGCACTCCGACCTGATCACCAAGAACGGGGGCGATCTGGACTGGGTCGCCGAGCGGGAAGTCGAGCTGGACTACCGCAAGCCGCTGTTTGCACTGGGCGCCGGGGAGATTAGCGATCCGGTGCGCGGGCCGAACGGGTTCTACATCTACAAGGTGGAGGACGTTCGGGAGAACGAAGACACCGGCCAGACCGAGCGCAAGGCGCGGCACATTTACGTGCAGGTGGACCTGAGCGAGGAAGAGCGCACGGCGCGCATCGAGCTCGCGCAGGCCATCTCGGCGAAGGCGGCGGAGCTGAAGGGCTTGCCGGCCGCGCTTGGCGAGGTGGAGGGCGCGGGCAACCTGGCCGTACGGCGCGCCGCGGGAATCAGCACCAGCGATCCCGAGATCGAAGGCGTCGCGCTGGCGGACGCGCCGGCATTCCGCAGCGCGGTGGTGGCGGAGGCGGGCCGCAAGAAATCGGAGGAGGCGCTCACCTACCCGGTCGTGACCGGCAAGGACACGCTGTACGTCGCCGAGCTGGTTTCCACCGAGGAGGGGATCATCCCGGAGCTTGCCGAGGTGCGGGACCAGGTCGCGGACGACGTCAGACAGAAGAAGAAGAATGAGGAAGCCTACCGCGAGGAAGCGGCGGCGCTCGCGGAGCGCATCAAGGTGGAGGCCGCGACGCTGGATGAGGCGAAGGCGAAGTTTCCGGATGCGACGGCGGAGATAAAGGAAACGCGCCCCTTTACCAAGGCGGACTTCCTGTTCCAGGAGCAGCTTTATCTCCAGACCTCCGATGTCTATGCCGCGATCGAGGGCAAACCGGAGGGCCAGGTTCTGGGCCCGCTGACGGATTTTCTGGGGGGCACGTACCTGATCGCGCTGACGAACCGGCAGGAGCCCACCGAGGAAGACAAGGCGAATTGGGACGAAGAGGGCAAGCGGCTTCGCGAACAGCGCACGCAGATGGCCCAGATGCAGATGCTGCAGGATTATCTGGAATTCCTGCGGGAGCGGGAGCTTAACCGCATTAAGTGGGATATCAACATCAACGTGTACAACAGTGTTGTGGGCATCCGGCCGGACGAGGCCGCCACGCCGCTGGAGATCGAGATACCGGCGGTGGAGGGTGCGGAGAGCTCCGGGGCGGACGCCGCGGCGGAGACCCCGGCCGAGGGCGAATCCTGA
- a CDS encoding NAD(P)-binding domain-containing protein codes for MKKHGLGELLDIAVVGAGPAALVTLHEARAKGLRAVAIDKGPVCGALLKHPTYMRWFSTYDKLELAGFPLLIDEKNPTRREYLRYCRAFVRYFGLEIVTYHEVTRISDAGGHFEVAARDMYGREFVWSARNVVFATGFYDSPRPLGVPGGGLPKVSHRFQESHGYADHDVLIIGAGSSAAEVALELYRDHARVTVVMRGDRFQTKYWVEPDIENRIKEGSIRCYRNSEVLEIRPDDVLIRRENGDTDAIPNDFVLAMTGYEPDTSLLESTGAAVDRATGKPVLTPAHETTVPGIYVAGTLCAGCESNVVFVENSREHGPAIVGHILERQAVAAH; via the coding sequence TTGAAAAAACACGGACTCGGCGAACTGCTCGACATCGCCGTCGTGGGCGCGGGGCCCGCCGCCCTCGTTACCCTCCACGAAGCCCGGGCGAAGGGACTGCGCGCCGTCGCCATCGACAAAGGGCCCGTGTGCGGCGCGCTGCTCAAGCACCCCACCTACATGCGCTGGTTTTCGACCTATGACAAGCTCGAACTCGCCGGTTTTCCCCTCCTGATCGACGAAAAGAACCCCACCCGGCGCGAGTACCTGCGCTATTGCCGCGCCTTTGTCCGGTATTTCGGCCTCGAAATCGTCACCTACCACGAGGTCACGCGGATTTCGGACGCCGGCGGGCATTTCGAGGTGGCCGCACGTGATATGTACGGACGCGAATTCGTCTGGTCGGCCCGGAACGTCGTCTTCGCTACCGGCTTCTACGACAGCCCCCGCCCCCTGGGCGTGCCCGGCGGCGGCCTGCCGAAGGTCTCGCACCGCTTTCAGGAGTCGCACGGCTACGCGGACCACGACGTGCTGATCATCGGCGCCGGATCCTCCGCGGCCGAGGTCGCCCTGGAGCTCTACCGCGACCACGCCCGGGTGACCGTCGTCATGCGCGGCGATCGCTTCCAGACCAAGTACTGGGTCGAGCCGGATATTGAAAACCGCATCAAGGAAGGTTCGATCCGGTGTTACCGCAACAGTGAGGTGCTCGAAATCCGACCGGACGACGTCCTCATACGGCGCGAAAACGGCGACACCGACGCCATCCCCAACGATTTCGTGCTCGCCATGACCGGATACGAGCCCGACACCAGCCTGCTCGAAAGCACCGGCGCCGCCGTGGACCGGGCAACCGGCAAACCCGTGCTGACGCCGGCCCACGAGACCACCGTGCCCGGCATCTATGTCGCCGGGACCCTCTGCGCGGGCTGCGAATCCAACGTCGTATTTGTGGAAAACAGCCGCGAGCACGGACCGGCGATTGTCGGCCACATCCTTGAGCGGCAGGCGGTCGCGGCCCACTAG
- a CDS encoding 2-phosphosulfolactate phosphatase, translated as MKWHIIEGEAGCAFAVEHNLTAVIVDALRASATAAMLCDAGARSILAVREVEEARRARREMPEALLFGERGGLPPEGFDYGNSPRDAGHAKGRDVIFTTTTGAGRLISAWQAHTVLMGSTVNASATARAAAGAGRDVVLIPAGLTGDPNFDAQEDRCAAVAIAMKAGVAIGEGRDLFEHWRDRIDAEGFDALFAGAPHAAKLRRIGLEEDIAWCAQVDVTASVPRAAARTELGVILKCS; from the coding sequence ATGAAATGGCACATCATCGAAGGCGAGGCTGGTTGCGCTTTCGCCGTGGAACATAACCTGACCGCGGTCATCGTGGATGCGCTGCGCGCCAGCGCCACGGCCGCCATGCTCTGTGATGCCGGCGCGCGCTCCATTCTCGCCGTGCGCGAGGTGGAAGAGGCCCGGCGCGCGCGGCGGGAAATGCCCGAGGCGCTCCTGTTCGGCGAGCGCGGGGGATTGCCGCCCGAGGGCTTCGACTACGGCAACAGCCCCCGGGACGCCGGCCACGCGAAGGGCCGTGACGTCATCTTCACCACCACCACCGGCGCCGGCCGCCTGATCTCCGCCTGGCAGGCGCACACCGTGCTCATGGGCTCCACCGTGAACGCCTCCGCCACCGCACGCGCCGCCGCCGGCGCCGGCCGCGACGTGGTGCTCATTCCGGCGGGCCTGACGGGAGACCCGAATTTCGACGCCCAGGAAGACCGCTGCGCCGCCGTGGCCATCGCCATGAAGGCCGGGGTCGCCATCGGCGAGGGCCGCGATCTCTTCGAGCACTGGCGCGATCGGATTGACGCCGAAGGCTTCGACGCGCTCTTCGCCGGCGCCCCGCACGCCGCGAAACTCCGCCGGATCGGCCTGGAGGAGGACATCGCCTGGTGCGCCCAGGTTGATGTCACGGCGTCGGTCCCCCGGGCGGCCGCGCGCACGGAGCTGGGCGTGATCCTGAAATGCTCGTGA